The Streptomyces sp. NBC_00286 nucleotide sequence TACCGCCGCCACCGACATCGGCCGGGTCAGCGGGAAGAGAGCGGTGATCGCGGCGAGGGGCAACCCGACGGCGAAGGCGGTGAGTTGGGGGAGCAGCAGGCCCGACCCGTTCTGCGATCCGAAGGCCAGACTCACGACGACCTCGCCGACGAAGACGTACGGCATGACGAGCGCGCCACCGAGGATCAGATGGATCCACCGCCGACGCGTCCGCCGTCCGAACAGGGCCCGGAGCAGGGCCCGGGCGAAGTCGCTCACGCCGGCCGTCGCGCGGCGCCGGACCGCCCCGCCAGGAAGTGCACGGCTACCGAGACCACGAGCATGCCCACGACCATCTGCCCAGCGTAGGTGAGGTTCATCAGCACCGTCGGCTGCTCGGAGATGCCGTCCACGCCGGCGAGTGAGACCAGCGACAGCCACCCACCCCAGCAGGCCGTGGCACCCGAGCCGATCCAGGCGAGCGCCAGCGCCACCTTCACGGACAGCACCCGGCCCCGCCGGAAGGCAAGCAGCCAGGCGCCCGTGACGGCCGCGGCGAGGAAGCCGAAGTACAGCGCCTCCAGCAGGTGGAAGTCGCCCGTGCGATCGGCGATCCGGCCTTCACTGAGCCCGGCGGTGCCGCCGCACGCCCACGCCAGATGCATGCCGGCTGGGAACAGGGCGACCACGGCCGAGGCCACGGCGAGGACGCGCGGCGCCGTACGCCCCGGACCATCCGGCCACGCCCGCCAGACATGGCCCCACCGATCCCGCGCGTACAGCACGAAGAGCGCACCGAGCGCGAGCCCCTGCACGATGAACCCCGTGTAGACGACCCCGAAGACCCACGCGTCGAGAAAGGGCTCGCTCTCCGCTCGTATGTCCCCGCCCCCGCCCAACGCCGTGACCAGGAGCTGCAAGGGAAAACCCGCCACGATCGGCGCCAGCAGCCCACTGGCCACCCATGTCGGCCCCACCAGCAGCCAGGCGGGAACCCGTTGCCCCCACGGCCGGGTGAGCAGCAGCGCGAGCACGATGACGGCCCCGTCCATGACGACGGTGACGCTGTTGGCGACGGCCATCGTGCCCCGGTGCTCCAGCAGGGAACTCCCCTCGGGAATCCCGGCCCGGCTTCCCGCGATCCACGCCACCTTGAGGCTCACATACGGCAGACAGGACGCGATGGCGACGGTCCGCAGCGCACGACGGGTCCGGCTGAGGGGCACCCGGGCTGCGACCCCGGACCGTACCGAGGTGGAAGTCTGTGTCATACCGACCACACTCCCGCCCCGGACGGCCGGAGCCCTCCTGCCGGACGCCGATCCGCCTCCGCCGCGCGGGGGAGAAGGGTCAGCCGTCCAGGGTGAGGACGACCTCGTCGATCTCCTCCCCGCGCGCGTTCGCGTAGCCCCTGTCCTGCGCGGTCACGCGGAAGCCGCACTTCTCCAGGACGCGGCGCGAACCCGCGTTGTCCGCGGCGGCGCGGGCGTACATCGGGCGTTCGGGGACCTCGTCGAGCAGGGCCCGCAGGGCGCGTGTGGCGATGCCTCGGCCCCAGTACGCGCGGTCGATCCAGTACGTCACCTCGCGCTCGCCCGGCTCGCCGTACACCGCCGCGCTGCCCACCACGTCGCCGTCGGCGAGGACCGTGCGATTGACCACGCCCGGCGTGGCACGGATCCGCTTCCAGTGGGCGTCGAAGGCATCCCAGTCGGCCGGGTCCTTGGCCGTGAACGCGGCCATCTCGACGGCTTCCGGGTCGTTCATCTGCCGGAAGAAGACGGGCAGATCACTGTCGTGGATCTCGCGCAGGACCACATCCATGTCAGAGCCTCCGAGTTGCGAGCGTCAGTCGGTCACGGGCGTCGAACAGGGCGTCCTTCACCATCTGCTCGTGCGCGGGTGTCAGCCGCGCCACGGGTACGGAGCAGCTGATGGCGTCGCGCGCGGGCGTACGGTACGGAATCGCGACGCCGAAGCAGCGCAGTCCCAGCGTGTTCTCCTCGCGGTCCACCGCGAAGCCCTGCTCCCGCACCTGG carries:
- a CDS encoding GNAT family N-acetyltransferase, with amino-acid sequence MDVVLREIHDSDLPVFFRQMNDPEAVEMAAFTAKDPADWDAFDAHWKRIRATPGVVNRTVLADGDVVGSAAVYGEPGEREVTYWIDRAYWGRGIATRALRALLDEVPERPMYARAAADNAGSRRVLEKCGFRVTAQDRGYANARGEEIDEVVLTLDG